The proteins below come from a single Alnus glutinosa chromosome 9, dhAlnGlut1.1, whole genome shotgun sequence genomic window:
- the LOC133877822 gene encoding cytokinin riboside 5'-monophosphate phosphoribohydrolase LOG1: MERENETKQSKFKRICVFCGSSPGKKSSYRDAAIELGRELVSSNIDLVYGGGSVGLMGLISQAVHNGGRHVIGVIPKTLMPREITGEPVGEVKAVADMHQRKAEMARQSDAFIALPGGYGTLEELLEVITWAQLGIHDKPVGLLNVDGYYNSLLSFIDKAVEEDFISPSARHIIVSAPTPKELVKKLEEYFPRHEGVASKLNWEIEQLGCTPKCDISR; the protein is encoded by the exons ATGGAGAGGGAGAATGAAACGAAGCAATCAAAGTTCAAGAGGATTTGTGTGTTCTGTGGGAGTAGCCCAGGAAAGAAGAGCAGTTATAGGGATGCTGCTATTGAGCTTGGCAGGGAATTG GTTTCAAGTAATATTGACCTGGTTTACGGAGGAGGGAGTGTTGGtttgatgggtttgatttctcaagCTGTCCATAATGGTGGTCGCCACGTCATTGG AGTTATTCCCAAGACACTCATGCCTAGAGAG ATTACCGGAGAGCCAGTGGGAGAAGTGAAGGCTGTGGCAGACATGCACCAAAGGAAGGCCGAGATGGCCAGGCAGTCTGATGCTTTTATTGCCTTACCCG GCGGTTACGGGACTCTTGAAGAGCTTCTTGAAGTCATAACCTGGGCCCAACTTGGCATTCATGATAAACcg GTGGGGTTGCTGAATGTGGATGGATACTACAACTCCTTGTTGTCATTCATCGACAAAGCTGTAGAGGAAGACTTCATTAGCCCAAGTGCGCGCCATATAATTGTATCTGCCCCTACTCCAAAGGAGCTTGTTAAGAAGTTGGAG GAGTATTTTCCGCGCCATGAAGGAGTTGCTTCAAAGCTAAACTGGGAGATTGAACAGTTGGGCTGTACTCCAAAATGTGACATCTCAAGGTGA